The following proteins come from a genomic window of Halomarina ordinaria:
- the rpl7ae gene encoding 50S ribosomal protein L7Ae — MPVYVDFDVPADLEDDAVEALEVARDTGSVKKGTNETTKAVERGNAVLVYVAEDVQPEEVVMHLPDLCDEKEIPFLFVETQDDIGHAAGLEVGSAAAAIVDAGEASGDVEDIADKLSELR; from the coding sequence ATGCCAGTATACGTTGATTTCGACGTTCCGGCAGACCTCGAAGACGACGCCGTCGAGGCGCTCGAGGTCGCCCGGGACACCGGTTCGGTGAAGAAAGGAACGAACGAGACGACCAAGGCCGTCGAGCGCGGCAACGCGGTCCTCGTCTACGTCGCCGAAGACGTCCAGCCCGAGGAGGTCGTCATGCACCTCCCGGACCTCTGCGACGAGAAGGAGATTCCCTTCCTCTTCGTGGAGACGCAGGACGACATCGGCCACGCCGCCGGCCTCGAGGTCGGCAGCGCGGCCGCGGCCATCGTCGACGCCGGCGAGGCCAGCGGCGATGTCGAGGACATCGCCGACAAGCTCTCGGAGCTCAGGTAG
- a CDS encoding 30S ribosomal protein S28e, with the protein MSAEGNNDGATAAEVIEIVGKTGMHGEAMQVKCRIRSGENQGRIIARNVLGPVRVGDVLQLRETAREADSIGGQ; encoded by the coding sequence ATGAGCGCCGAAGGCAACAACGACGGAGCGACGGCGGCCGAGGTCATCGAGATCGTCGGCAAGACCGGCATGCACGGCGAGGCCATGCAGGTCAAGTGCCGCATCCGCTCCGGCGAGAACCAGGGCCGCATCATCGCTCGAAACGTCCTCGGGCCGGTCCGCGTGGGCGACGTGCTCCAGCTGCGCGAGACCGCCCGAGAGGCCGACTCCATCGGAGGTCAGTAG
- a CDS encoding 50S ribosomal protein L24e: MPQTRTCDFSGEDIEPGTGIMFVRNDGTVLHFKDSKAEKNYFMGREARNLEWTEAGQREHAARQQTVGSQDEVEQVAAEGETELDEPEPAETSADADQPDVDAAEAVESEGSEAPDLEAAEVTDAGVEGEPAAGDQPDVEEVDAADVTDDGDEADESATDADAADESDEADEAEDDEE, encoded by the coding sequence ATGCCACAGACACGCACCTGTGACTTCAGCGGCGAGGACATCGAGCCCGGCACGGGCATCATGTTCGTCCGCAACGACGGGACCGTGTTGCACTTCAAGGACTCCAAGGCCGAGAAGAACTACTTCATGGGACGGGAGGCGCGCAACCTCGAGTGGACCGAGGCCGGCCAGCGCGAACACGCCGCCCGCCAGCAGACCGTCGGCTCGCAGGACGAAGTCGAGCAGGTCGCCGCCGAGGGCGAGACGGAACTCGACGAACCCGAGCCCGCGGAGACCAGCGCCGACGCCGACCAGCCCGACGTCGACGCCGCCGAGGCCGTCGAGTCCGAGGGCTCGGAGGCGCCCGATCTCGAGGCGGCGGAAGTGACCGACGCCGGCGTCGAGGGCGAGCCCGCGGCGGGCGACCAGCCCGACGTCGAGGAGGTCGACGCCGCCGACGTCACCGACGACGGTGACGAGGCCGACGAGTCGGCGACCGACGCCGACGCCGCCGACGAATCGGACGAGGCCGACGAGGCGGAGGACGACGAGGAATGA
- the ndk gene encoding nucleoside-diphosphate kinase, protein MSEHERTFVMVKPDGVQRGLVGDIVARFEERGLKLVGGKFMRIDRDLAEEHYGEHEDKPFFDDLVSFITSGPVFAMVWEGQDAVAQVRTMMGETDPAESAPGTIRGDFGLDLGRNVIHGSDTEEGSAEREIDLFFAADELLDYERVDETWLYE, encoded by the coding sequence ATGAGCGAGCACGAGCGCACCTTCGTGATGGTCAAGCCCGACGGCGTCCAGCGCGGGCTGGTGGGCGACATCGTCGCCCGCTTCGAGGAGCGCGGCCTGAAGCTCGTCGGCGGGAAGTTCATGCGCATCGACCGCGACCTCGCCGAGGAGCACTACGGCGAGCACGAGGACAAGCCGTTCTTCGACGACCTCGTCTCGTTCATCACCTCGGGTCCCGTCTTCGCGATGGTCTGGGAGGGTCAGGACGCCGTGGCGCAGGTCCGCACCATGATGGGCGAGACCGACCCCGCCGAGTCCGCCCCCGGTACCATCCGCGGCGACTTCGGCCTCGACCTCGGTCGGAACGTCATCCACGGGTCGGACACCGAGGAGGGCTCCGCCGAGCGCGAGATCGACCTCTTCTTCGCGGCGGACGAACTGCTCGACTACGAGCGGGTCGACGAGACCTGGCTCTACGAGTAA
- a CDS encoding metal-dependent hydrolase, giving the protein MWFPAHLAVGALLARRVRLDTRWCLLGAALPDLVDKPLGVLGVFPAYQTLSHSLLGLALAATLASSVGGRALAAGWLSHLAADCLQLTLNGRAVHAGGMLGWPLTGWENPMVVGDVPAYADTLFPSVPLLSEGYVAHYVGTPSFALELLLCAYALGSLVSAVRLRA; this is encoded by the coding sequence GTGTGGTTCCCCGCCCACCTCGCCGTCGGTGCACTCCTCGCGCGCCGTGTCCGTCTCGACACCCGGTGGTGTCTGCTGGGGGCGGCGCTCCCGGACCTCGTCGACAAACCGCTCGGCGTCCTCGGGGTGTTCCCGGCCTACCAGACGCTCAGTCACTCGCTGCTCGGCCTGGCGCTGGCGGCGACGCTCGCCTCGTCCGTCGGGGGGCGCGCGCTGGCCGCCGGGTGGCTGTCGCACCTCGCCGCCGACTGCCTCCAGTTGACGCTCAACGGGCGGGCGGTCCACGCCGGCGGGATGCTCGGCTGGCCACTGACCGGGTGGGAGAACCCGATGGTCGTCGGCGACGTTCCCGCCTACGCCGACACGCTGTTCCCGTCGGTGCCGCTGCTCTCGGAGGGCTACGTCGCCCACTACGTCGGGACGCCCTCGTTCGCGCTCGAACTCCTGCTCTGTGCGTACGCGCTCGGCTCCCTCGTCTCCGCCGTGCGACTCCGCGCGTGA
- a CDS encoding selenium-binding protein SBP56-related protein, with protein sequence MSDADNPATDADAHAHHDHHGHEGPGYVTPQAAIEESEPEEVAYVIGLYVGTDVDAPDFLAVVDTDPDSSTYGQIIDRVEMPNRGDELHHFGWNACSSSCHVEGLERQHLIVPGQRSSRIHVVDTADRRDPELVKVIEPEEVFEHDLSAPHTVHCIPDGKILISMLGDANGELPGGFLELNDDFEVEGRWDTPGDIDMNYDYWYQPRHNVMISSEWAAPKTYYPGFDLEDVEAGKYGRQLHIWDWEAGTVEQTIDLGEEGMIPLEVRFLHSPVSTHGFVGAALSSNVFHFYEDGGEWHADKAIDVEPREHDDWDMPVPGLVTDLLVSMDDRYLFFSNWLHGDVRMYDVSDPANPRLADRIWAGGLFGPRNPIEGERDVYGGPQMLQLSLDGERLYWTTSLFSTWDNQFYPEEGEQGSVMLKADVNPRKGTMALDQEFLVDFGDLPDGPARAHEIRWPDGDCTSDVWL encoded by the coding sequence ATGAGCGATGCTGACAACCCTGCCACGGACGCGGACGCCCACGCGCATCACGACCACCACGGTCACGAGGGACCGGGCTACGTGACGCCACAGGCCGCCATCGAGGAGTCGGAGCCGGAGGAGGTGGCGTACGTCATCGGCCTCTACGTCGGCACGGACGTCGACGCGCCCGACTTCCTCGCGGTGGTCGACACGGACCCGGACTCGTCGACGTACGGCCAGATAATCGACCGGGTGGAGATGCCGAACCGCGGCGACGAGTTACACCACTTCGGCTGGAACGCCTGCTCCTCGTCGTGCCACGTCGAGGGCCTCGAACGACAGCACCTCATCGTGCCCGGGCAGCGTTCCTCGCGTATCCACGTCGTCGACACCGCCGACCGACGGGACCCGGAGCTAGTGAAGGTCATCGAACCGGAGGAGGTGTTCGAGCACGACCTGAGCGCGCCACACACCGTCCACTGCATCCCCGACGGGAAGATACTCATCAGTATGCTCGGCGACGCGAACGGTGAGTTGCCGGGCGGGTTCCTCGAACTGAACGACGACTTCGAGGTCGAGGGACGCTGGGACACGCCGGGCGACATCGACATGAACTACGACTACTGGTACCAGCCCCGGCACAACGTGATGATATCGAGCGAGTGGGCCGCCCCGAAGACGTACTACCCCGGGTTCGACCTGGAGGACGTCGAGGCCGGGAAGTACGGGCGACAGCTCCACATCTGGGACTGGGAGGCGGGCACCGTCGAGCAGACCATCGACCTCGGCGAGGAGGGGATGATTCCCCTGGAGGTGCGCTTCCTGCACTCGCCGGTCTCGACGCACGGGTTCGTGGGGGCCGCGCTCTCCTCGAACGTGTTCCACTTCTACGAGGACGGCGGCGAGTGGCACGCGGACAAGGCCATCGACGTCGAACCGCGCGAGCACGACGACTGGGACATGCCCGTCCCCGGCCTCGTCACCGACCTGCTGGTGTCGATGGACGACCGCTACCTGTTCTTCTCGAACTGGCTCCACGGCGACGTCCGGATGTACGACGTGAGCGACCCGGCGAACCCGCGGCTCGCCGACCGCATCTGGGCGGGCGGCCTCTTCGGCCCGCGAAACCCCATCGAGGGCGAGCGCGACGTGTACGGCGGCCCGCAGATGCTCCAGTTGAGCCTCGACGGCGAGCGCCTCTACTGGACCACCTCGCTGTTCTCGACGTGGGACAACCAGTTCTACCCCGAGGAGGGCGAGCAGGGGTCGGTCATGCTGAAGGCGGACGTGAACCCGCGCAAGGGAACGATGGCACTCGACCAGGAGTTCCTCGTCGACTTCGGCGACCTGCCCGACGGTCCGGCGCGTGCCCACGAGATCCGCTGGCCCGACGGCGACTGCACCAGCGACGTCTGGCTGTAG
- a CDS encoding 2Fe-2S iron-sulfur cluster-binding protein codes for MSHALTFEWADGRTARVDARPDETVVEAAERESVALPFGCLTGACATCTARLLDGHVAYRRPPRGLKPDQREAGYVLACVAEPRSDCRLRVGVDVHRELVDNPWK; via the coding sequence GTGTCCCACGCACTCACCTTCGAGTGGGCCGACGGCCGCACGGCGCGCGTCGACGCGCGCCCCGACGAGACGGTCGTCGAAGCCGCCGAACGCGAGTCGGTCGCCCTCCCGTTCGGCTGTCTCACGGGCGCGTGCGCCACCTGCACGGCCCGACTGCTCGACGGCCACGTGGCGTACCGTCGGCCGCCGCGCGGACTGAAACCCGACCAGCGCGAGGCGGGGTACGTCCTCGCGTGCGTCGCCGAACCGCGGAGCGACTGTCGCCTGCGCGTTGGCGTCGACGTCCACCGTGAACTCGTCGACAACCCCTGGAAGTGA
- a CDS encoding class I SAM-dependent methyltransferase, with the protein MDDRLADNRAHWEELAALHPDTAFYDVESFLDGESTLRPLEREELGGRVGEGTRLLHLQCHFGLDTLSWARHGADVTGADFSETAVETARDLARETGLAERARFVEGDLYDLPAVLDEAFDVVFTSYGVLNWLPDIEAWADVVGHFLTSGGTFYVAEIHPFSHVLMDLDLVEGRPVPDWSYFGGDPRTYDEDGTYADREAELDDTVTHEWAHGLGEVVTALVDAGLDVEFVREHPFACFEQFPGMEHDEDGYWWLPEAPEDVPLTFSLRARG; encoded by the coding sequence ATGGACGACCGCCTCGCGGACAACCGGGCGCACTGGGAGGAACTCGCCGCCCTCCACCCCGACACGGCGTTCTACGACGTCGAGTCGTTCCTCGACGGCGAGAGCACGCTCCGGCCGCTCGAACGCGAGGAACTCGGGGGGCGAGTCGGCGAGGGGACGCGCCTGCTCCACCTCCAGTGTCACTTCGGCCTCGACACGCTCTCGTGGGCACGCCACGGCGCCGACGTGACGGGCGCCGATTTCTCCGAGACGGCCGTCGAGACGGCCCGTGACCTGGCGCGGGAGACGGGGCTCGCCGAGCGAGCACGCTTCGTCGAGGGCGACCTCTACGACCTCCCCGCCGTCCTGGACGAGGCATTCGACGTGGTGTTCACCTCCTACGGCGTGCTCAACTGGTTGCCCGATATCGAGGCGTGGGCCGACGTGGTCGGCCACTTCCTCACATCCGGTGGCACGTTCTACGTCGCCGAGATACACCCGTTCAGCCACGTGCTGATGGACCTCGACCTGGTCGAGGGACGGCCCGTCCCCGACTGGTCGTACTTCGGCGGCGACCCCCGAACGTACGACGAGGACGGTACCTACGCCGACCGGGAGGCCGAACTCGACGACACCGTCACCCACGAGTGGGCCCACGGCCTCGGCGAGGTGGTCACCGCGCTGGTCGACGCCGGCCTCGACGTCGAGTTCGTCCGCGAACATCCCTTCGCCTGCTTCGAGCAGTTCCCCGGGATGGAGCACGACGAGGACGGCTACTGGTGGCTCCCCGAAGCGCCCGAGGACGTCCCGCTGACGTTCTCGCTACGGGCGCGGGGGTAG
- a CDS encoding TOBE domain-containing protein — MPISARNRLSGTVQSVTVEGPIAEVVIDVDGTEVTATITSASVERLGLEEGEEATAVVKASDVMVEN; from the coding sequence ATGCCCATCAGCGCCAGAAACCGGTTGAGCGGGACCGTCCAGTCCGTCACCGTCGAGGGACCCATCGCCGAGGTGGTCATCGACGTCGACGGCACCGAGGTGACGGCGACCATCACCAGCGCGTCGGTCGAGCGCCTCGGCCTCGAGGAGGGCGAGGAGGCCACTGCCGTCGTGAAAGCCAGCGACGTGATGGTCGAGAACTGA